The proteins below are encoded in one region of Mycolicibacterium neworleansense:
- a CDS encoding acetyl-CoA C-acetyltransferase produces MPEAVIVATARSPIGRAGKGSLVTMRPDDLAAQMVKAVLDKVPALDPREIDDLIMGCGQPGGKSGFNIGRTVAVQLGYDFLPGTTVNRYCSSSLQSTRMAFHAIKAGEGHAFISAGVETVSQFASGNADGWPDTKNPLYADAMARSEQAATGAEEWHDPREDGLLPDVYLAMGQTAENVALHTGVSREDQDHWAVRSQNRAEEAINNGFFAREITPVTLADGTVVSTDDGPRAGTTYEKISQLKPVFRPNGTVTAGNACPLNDGAAALVVMSDVRAKELGLTPLARVVSTGVSGLSPEIMGLGPIEAVKKALANAKMGIDDIDLYEINEAFAVQVLGSARALGMDEDKLNVSGGAIALGHPFGMTGARITATLLNNLQTHDKTFGIETMCVGGGQGMAMVVERLS; encoded by the coding sequence ATGCCTGAAGCCGTCATCGTTGCCACTGCCCGCTCGCCCATCGGCCGGGCCGGCAAGGGATCACTCGTCACCATGCGGCCCGACGATCTGGCCGCCCAGATGGTCAAGGCCGTTCTCGACAAGGTTCCCGCTCTGGACCCGCGTGAGATCGACGACCTGATCATGGGCTGTGGCCAGCCGGGCGGAAAGTCCGGCTTCAACATCGGCCGCACCGTCGCAGTCCAGCTGGGCTACGACTTCCTGCCCGGCACCACCGTCAACCGCTACTGCTCGTCCTCGTTGCAGAGCACCCGGATGGCCTTCCACGCCATCAAAGCCGGCGAGGGCCACGCGTTCATCTCCGCCGGCGTGGAGACCGTGTCGCAGTTCGCCAGCGGCAATGCCGACGGCTGGCCCGACACCAAGAACCCGCTGTACGCCGACGCCATGGCCCGCAGCGAGCAGGCCGCCACCGGCGCCGAGGAATGGCACGATCCGCGCGAGGACGGCCTGCTGCCCGACGTCTACCTCGCCATGGGCCAGACCGCCGAGAACGTCGCGCTGCACACCGGTGTCAGCCGTGAGGACCAGGACCATTGGGCGGTGCGTTCGCAGAACCGCGCCGAGGAGGCCATCAACAACGGCTTCTTCGCCCGTGAGATCACCCCGGTGACGCTGGCCGACGGCACCGTCGTCTCCACCGATGACGGCCCGCGTGCCGGCACCACCTACGAGAAGATCAGCCAGCTCAAGCCGGTCTTCCGTCCCAACGGCACCGTGACCGCCGGCAACGCCTGCCCGCTGAACGACGGCGCCGCGGCGCTCGTGGTGATGAGCGACGTGCGGGCCAAGGAGCTGGGCCTGACCCCGCTGGCCCGCGTGGTGTCGACGGGCGTGTCCGGCCTGTCGCCCGAGATCATGGGCCTGGGCCCGATCGAGGCCGTCAAGAAGGCCCTCGCCAACGCCAAGATGGGCATCGACGACATCGACCTCTACGAGATCAACGAGGCGTTCGCGGTGCAGGTGCTCGGCTCGGCCCGCGCCCTGGGCATGGACGAGGACAAGCTGAACGTCTCCGGCGGCGCGATCGCGCTGGGCCACCCGTTCGGCATGACCGGTGCCCGCATCACCGCCACCCTGCTGAACAACCTGCAGACCCACGACAAGACCTTCGGCATCGAGACCATGTGTGTCGGTGGCGGCCAGGGCATGGCGATGGTTGTGGAGCGCTTGAGCTAG
- a CDS encoding DUF559 domain-containing protein: protein MTTFDSPFVGSEALRAGLIRKHQLRANFRAVLPDVYVARDFSPGLVDRARAAWLWSHRQGVLAGLTAAALHGARWVDESAPIELIWGNARSPTGVWTSAKRLLSVEIGQVGGLPVTTAERTAFDIGRTPGAGRAVARLDSLARATGLKVGDVEEVAARHRGARGLRQLERVLPMVDAGSQSPKETWLRLLLIEHGLPRPQTQIPVIGANGYPFAYLDMGWTEWMVAVEYDGDQHRSDRTQYVKDIRRTAELERMGWIIVRVVAEDRPPEILRRVREAITRQTTLR from the coding sequence GTGACCACATTCGACAGCCCGTTCGTCGGCTCAGAAGCGTTGCGGGCAGGTCTGATCCGCAAGCACCAGCTGCGGGCGAACTTTCGCGCCGTACTGCCCGATGTCTACGTGGCCCGGGACTTCAGCCCAGGGTTGGTTGATCGGGCCAGGGCGGCGTGGCTGTGGTCGCACCGCCAGGGAGTGCTGGCAGGCCTCACCGCGGCAGCCCTGCACGGGGCGAGGTGGGTCGATGAATCCGCGCCAATCGAGTTGATCTGGGGCAATGCCAGGAGCCCAACCGGTGTGTGGACATCGGCGAAGCGGTTGCTGTCGGTCGAGATCGGACAGGTCGGCGGGCTGCCGGTGACCACAGCGGAACGCACCGCCTTCGACATCGGCCGCACACCGGGGGCCGGCCGCGCGGTGGCCCGGCTCGATTCCCTTGCCCGGGCAACGGGATTGAAGGTTGGCGACGTCGAAGAAGTGGCAGCCCGGCATCGCGGAGCCCGCGGACTGCGCCAACTGGAAAGGGTGCTTCCGATGGTCGACGCTGGGTCGCAATCCCCGAAGGAAACCTGGCTGCGTCTACTTCTCATCGAGCACGGTCTACCGCGCCCGCAGACTCAGATCCCAGTGATCGGGGCGAATGGCTATCCGTTCGCCTACCTCGACATGGGTTGGACCGAATGGATGGTCGCGGTGGAGTACGACGGGGACCAACACCGCAGTGATCGAACGCAATACGTGAAGGACATCCGCCGAACAGCCGAGCTGGAGCGGATGGGTTGGATCATCGTCAGAGTAGTGGCAGAGGACCGGCCGCCCGAGATCCTGCGAAGAGTTCGCGAAGCAATCACCAGACAAACGACACTGCGCTGA
- a CDS encoding Bax inhibitor-1/YccA family protein produces MRETSNPVFRSLPKQQGGYAQFGTGAAGFGAQQVHAQPYAQEYLEQPQTGVSRPLTIDDVVTKTGITLAVLSAVAVVSYFLVSGNLALATPFALVGGLGGLVLVLIATFGRKQDNPAIVLTYAALEGLFLGAVSFIIANIASVGGVGMIAQAIVGTMGVFVGMLVVYKTGAIRVTPKFTRMIIAGMFGVLALMLLNFVLAMFGVGGGAGLGLRDGGMLAIGFSLLCIGLAAFSFLIDFDAADQMVRAGAPEKAAWGIALGLTVTLVWLYIEILRLLSYFNND; encoded by the coding sequence GTGCGCGAAACCAGCAACCCGGTATTCCGCAGCCTGCCGAAGCAGCAGGGCGGATACGCACAATTCGGTACCGGAGCCGCCGGCTTCGGTGCACAGCAGGTGCATGCGCAGCCCTACGCGCAGGAGTACCTGGAGCAGCCGCAGACCGGTGTGTCGCGGCCGCTGACCATCGATGACGTCGTCACCAAGACCGGCATCACCCTGGCCGTGCTCTCAGCCGTCGCCGTGGTGTCCTACTTCCTGGTGTCGGGCAACCTCGCGCTGGCGACACCGTTCGCCCTCGTCGGTGGCCTCGGCGGCCTGGTTCTGGTGCTGATCGCCACGTTCGGCCGCAAGCAGGACAATCCGGCCATCGTGCTGACCTATGCGGCGCTGGAAGGCCTGTTCCTCGGTGCGGTGTCGTTCATCATCGCCAACATCGCCTCGGTTGGTGGCGTCGGCATGATCGCGCAGGCGATCGTCGGCACCATGGGCGTCTTCGTCGGCATGCTGGTCGTCTACAAGACCGGTGCCATCCGCGTGACGCCGAAGTTCACCCGGATGATCATCGCCGGCATGTTCGGTGTCCTGGCGCTGATGCTCCTCAACTTCGTGTTGGCGATGTTCGGCGTGGGCGGCGGTGCCGGCCTGGGCCTGCGTGACGGCGGCATGCTGGCGATCGGCTTCTCGCTGCTGTGCATCGGTCTGGCCGCGTTCAGCTTCCTGATCGACTTCGACGCCGCTGACCAGATGGTCCGTGCCGGTGCTCCGGAGAAGGCCGCATGGGGCATCGCCCTGGGCCTGACCGTCACCCTGGTCTGGCTGTACATCGAGATCCTGCGGTTGCTGTCGTACTTCAACAACGACTAG
- a CDS encoding enoyl-CoA hydratase/isomerase family protein: MTENEDVLVSVRNGVGILTLNRPKAINSLNDAMVAGMSEALHAWANDDSVHTVLLTGSGERGLCAGGDVVALYHSAKAKDGAAQRFWYDEYLLNAYIGSYPKPYVALMDGIVMGGGVGVAAHGNIRVATDTTKMAMPEVGIGFIPDVGGTYLLSRAPGRLGLHAALTGAPFSGADAIAMGFADHYVPHDKLADFTESVIADGVENALATYSVEPPASPLLEQRGWIDECYAGDTVADILAALQAHDAAPAEDAAKLIATRSPVSLSVTLEAVRRAAKLETLEDVLRQEYRTSCASVKSHDFVEGIRAQLVDKDRNPQWSPAAIADVTPDDVAAYFVPAEPDLTFQEDNK; the protein is encoded by the coding sequence GTGACAGAAAACGAGGACGTCCTAGTAAGTGTCCGGAACGGCGTCGGGATCCTCACGCTGAACCGGCCGAAGGCCATCAACTCGCTCAACGATGCGATGGTCGCCGGCATGTCCGAGGCGCTCCACGCCTGGGCGAACGACGACTCCGTACACACCGTGCTGCTGACCGGTTCCGGCGAACGCGGCCTGTGCGCGGGCGGCGACGTGGTGGCGCTCTATCACAGCGCGAAGGCCAAGGACGGCGCGGCACAGCGGTTCTGGTACGACGAGTACCTGCTCAACGCCTACATCGGCAGCTATCCCAAGCCATACGTGGCGTTGATGGACGGCATCGTGATGGGCGGTGGTGTGGGGGTGGCCGCCCACGGCAACATTCGCGTCGCGACCGACACCACCAAGATGGCGATGCCCGAGGTCGGAATCGGTTTCATCCCCGACGTCGGTGGCACCTACCTGCTGTCGCGGGCTCCGGGCCGGCTGGGATTGCACGCCGCGCTCACCGGAGCACCGTTCTCCGGGGCCGACGCGATCGCCATGGGTTTCGCCGATCATTACGTGCCCCATGACAAGTTGGCGGACTTCACCGAATCCGTCATCGCCGACGGCGTCGAGAACGCCTTGGCCACCTATTCCGTCGAACCGCCGGCCAGCCCGCTGCTGGAACAGCGAGGCTGGATCGACGAGTGCTACGCCGGGGACACCGTCGCCGACATCCTCGCCGCGTTGCAGGCCCACGACGCAGCCCCGGCCGAGGACGCCGCGAAGCTCATCGCGACCCGGTCCCCCGTTTCCCTGTCCGTCACGCTGGAAGCGGTGCGCCGGGCGGCGAAGCTGGAGACACTGGAGGACGTGCTGCGCCAGGAATACCGGACCTCGTGCGCGTCGGTGAAATCTCATGACTTCGTCGAGGGCATCCGGGCCCAGCTCGTCGACAAGGACCGCAACCCGCAGTGGTCCCCCGCCGCGATCGCCGATGTCACGCCCGACGACGTCGCCGCGTACTTCGTTCCGGCCGAACCCGATCTGACCTTCCAGGAGGACAACAAATGA
- a CDS encoding enoyl-CoA hydratase, whose translation MSEFETILVTRTGRVATITLNRPKALNALNSQVMTEVTTAAAELDNDPGVGAIIVTGNEKAFAAGADIKEMAELSFADVYSADFFELWSKFAATRTPTIAAVAGYALGGGCELAMMCDILIAADSAKFGQPEIKLGVLPGMGGSQRLTRAIGKAKAMDLILTGRTIDAVEAERAGLVSRLVPADSLIDEALAVAETIAGMSLSASRMAKEAVNRAFESSLAEGLLYERRLFHSAFATADQKEGMAAFSEKRAANFTHR comes from the coding sequence ATGAGTGAGTTCGAGACCATCCTGGTGACCCGCACCGGCCGGGTCGCCACCATCACACTGAACCGGCCCAAGGCGCTCAACGCGCTCAACAGCCAGGTCATGACCGAAGTGACCACTGCCGCAGCCGAACTCGACAACGATCCCGGCGTCGGCGCGATCATCGTCACCGGCAACGAGAAGGCGTTCGCCGCCGGCGCCGACATCAAGGAGATGGCCGAGCTGTCGTTCGCCGACGTGTACTCGGCCGACTTCTTCGAGCTGTGGTCGAAGTTCGCGGCCACCCGCACCCCGACTATCGCCGCGGTCGCCGGATACGCCCTGGGCGGCGGCTGCGAGCTGGCGATGATGTGCGACATCCTGATCGCCGCGGATTCGGCGAAGTTCGGTCAGCCCGAGATCAAGCTGGGCGTGCTGCCGGGCATGGGCGGTTCACAGCGACTGACCCGGGCGATCGGCAAGGCCAAGGCGATGGATCTGATCCTCACCGGCCGCACCATCGACGCCGTGGAAGCCGAACGCGCGGGCCTGGTTTCCCGCCTGGTGCCCGCGGATTCTCTGATCGACGAGGCCCTGGCCGTGGCCGAGACCATCGCCGGGATGTCGCTGTCGGCCTCGCGGATGGCCAAGGAAGCCGTCAACCGGGCCTTCGAGTCCAGCCTGGCCGAGGGATTGCTCTACGAGCGCAGGCTGTTCCACTCGGCCTTCGCCACGGCCGACCAGAAGGAAGGCATGGCGGCGTTCTCCGAGAAGCGCGCCGCGAACTTCACCCATCGCTAA
- a CDS encoding alpha/beta hydrolase: MTETAEPEADALEVQSGDAEKTVWWLRHYTFFGTLLGLVFVWFSLTPSLLPRGPLFQGLVSGAAGATGYGLGVFGVWLVRYMRSAETSPRAPKWAWLTLLVVGVIGQVLMIVYFHVWQDEVRDFMGVPRLKFWDHPLTAVLSIVVLFAFVEVGQLIRKLVRFLDQKLDRFLPPRVSAVVVVALLLALSIALLNGVVVRVAMDTINRTFAAVNDESDPDFPAPMSPLRSGGPQSLSSWESLGHQGRVFVSAGPTVQQLSQFSGKPATEPIRAYAGLHSADGIKATAALAARELQRTGGLNRAVVAVATTTGTGWINEAEASALEYMYNGNTAIVSMQYSFLPSWLSFLVDQENARQAGQALFEAVDALVRTLPEDKRPKLVVFGESLGSFGGEAPFLSLNNLVARTDGALFSGPTFKNTIWTTLTRDRDAGSPEWLPIYDNGENVRFSATAENLDRPDAPWGHPRVVYLQHASDPISWWTPDLLFAKPDWLREPRGYDVSRRMEWIPVVTFLQVSADMAVAVDVPDGHGHVYVKNVADAWAAVLQPPGWTPEMTAKLRPMLSNNENA; this comes from the coding sequence GTGACCGAGACCGCCGAACCCGAGGCCGACGCACTCGAAGTCCAGTCAGGTGACGCAGAAAAGACCGTGTGGTGGCTGCGCCACTACACGTTCTTCGGCACCCTGCTGGGGCTGGTGTTCGTCTGGTTCTCGCTGACGCCGTCGCTGCTGCCCCGCGGCCCGCTGTTTCAGGGCCTGGTCAGCGGCGCGGCCGGGGCGACGGGTTACGGGCTGGGCGTTTTCGGGGTGTGGCTGGTGCGCTACATGCGTTCGGCCGAGACCAGCCCGCGGGCACCGAAGTGGGCCTGGCTGACGCTGCTGGTCGTCGGCGTCATCGGCCAGGTGCTGATGATCGTCTACTTCCACGTCTGGCAGGACGAGGTCCGCGACTTCATGGGTGTGCCCCGGCTGAAGTTCTGGGACCACCCGTTGACCGCGGTCCTGTCGATCGTGGTGCTGTTCGCGTTCGTCGAGGTCGGCCAGCTGATCCGCAAGCTGGTGCGATTCCTGGACCAGAAGTTGGATCGCTTTCTGCCGCCCCGGGTTTCGGCCGTGGTGGTCGTGGCGTTGCTGCTGGCGTTGAGCATCGCGCTGCTCAACGGCGTGGTGGTCCGGGTGGCGATGGACACCATCAACCGGACATTCGCCGCCGTCAACGACGAGAGCGATCCGGACTTCCCCGCGCCGATGTCACCGCTGCGTTCGGGTGGCCCGCAGTCGCTGTCCAGCTGGGAGTCTCTGGGGCATCAGGGCCGGGTGTTCGTCTCGGCCGGCCCGACGGTGCAACAGCTTTCGCAGTTCAGCGGCAAACCCGCGACCGAACCGATCCGGGCCTACGCGGGCCTGCATTCCGCTGACGGCATCAAGGCCACGGCCGCGTTGGCCGCCAGGGAATTACAGCGGACCGGCGGGCTGAACCGCGCCGTGGTGGCAGTGGCCACCACGACGGGCACGGGCTGGATCAACGAGGCCGAGGCCTCGGCCCTGGAGTACATGTACAACGGCAACACGGCGATCGTGAGCATGCAGTACTCGTTCCTGCCGAGCTGGTTGTCGTTCCTGGTCGACCAGGAGAACGCACGGCAGGCCGGGCAGGCGTTGTTCGAAGCCGTCGACGCATTGGTGCGCACGCTTCCCGAGGACAAGCGGCCCAAGCTCGTGGTGTTCGGGGAAAGCCTGGGATCGTTCGGCGGTGAGGCACCGTTCCTGTCACTGAACAATCTGGTCGCCCGCACCGACGGCGCCCTGTTCTCGGGGCCGACGTTCAAGAACACGATCTGGACAACGCTCACCCGTGATCGCGATGCCGGTTCGCCCGAGTGGCTGCCGATCTACGACAACGGCGAGAACGTCCGATTCAGTGCGACGGCCGAGAACCTCGACCGGCCCGACGCGCCATGGGGCCATCCGCGCGTGGTGTACCTGCAGCACGCGTCGGACCCGATCTCGTGGTGGACACCGGACCTGCTGTTCGCCAAGCCGGACTGGTTGCGCGAGCCCCGCGGGTATGACGTGTCCCGCCGCATGGAGTGGATTCCGGTGGTGACGTTCCTTCAGGTGTCGGCGGACATGGCGGTCGCCGTAGACGTGCCCGACGGGCACGGCCACGTCTACGTCAAGAACGTGGCCGACGCGTGGGCCGCGGTGTTGCAGCCACCGGGGTGGACACCGGAGATGACCGCGAAACTGCGCCCCATGCTGTCGAACAACGAAAACGCCTGA
- a CDS encoding rhodanese-like domain-containing protein — MSRIDTVLEQARTRLSRLPAADLPAALESGAVLVDIRPAAQRAAEGSVPGALVIERNVLEWRCDPTSDARIPQAVDDDVYWVILCSEGYTSSLAAASLIDLGLHRSTDVVGGYHALVAAGQV; from the coding sequence ATGAGCCGCATCGACACCGTGCTGGAGCAGGCCCGCACCCGGCTGAGCCGCCTGCCCGCCGCCGACCTCCCCGCTGCGCTGGAGTCCGGTGCCGTTCTGGTCGACATCCGGCCAGCCGCCCAGCGGGCCGCCGAGGGCTCGGTGCCCGGCGCGCTGGTCATCGAGCGCAACGTGCTGGAGTGGCGCTGCGACCCGACCAGTGACGCGCGGATCCCGCAGGCCGTCGACGACGACGTCTACTGGGTGATCCTGTGCTCGGAGGGTTACACCTCAAGCCTGGCCGCCGCCTCGCTGATCGATCTCGGGCTGCACCGGTCCACCGACGTCGTCGGCGGCTATCACGCACTGGTGGCCGCCGGTCAGGTCTGA
- a CDS encoding cysteine dioxygenase: MLSTLAPVPAVSAPTRLRLPDLLHTTDRAADDVLSGRYDRLLRGLPKDDRWYTRLSGDDEVEVWLISWVPEKSTELHDHGGSLGALTVVSGSLRETRWDGELLRQRRLSAGDQAAFPLGWVHDVVQAPGPVTVSGPTLSVHAYSPPLTAMSYYEVTPQNTLRRNRTELTDGPEG, translated from the coding sequence ATGCTGTCCACGCTCGCGCCCGTTCCTGCCGTGTCCGCGCCCACCCGGCTGCGGTTGCCCGACCTGCTGCACACCACCGACCGCGCCGCCGACGACGTGCTGTCCGGCCGCTACGACCGGCTCTTGCGGGGACTTCCGAAAGACGATCGGTGGTACACCCGGCTGTCCGGTGACGACGAAGTCGAGGTCTGGCTGATCAGCTGGGTGCCCGAGAAATCGACCGAACTGCACGACCACGGTGGCTCCCTGGGAGCGCTGACCGTGGTGTCCGGATCACTGCGTGAAACCCGCTGGGACGGTGAGCTGTTGCGGCAACGACGGCTGTCGGCCGGCGACCAGGCGGCCTTCCCGCTGGGCTGGGTCCACGATGTGGTGCAGGCGCCCGGTCCGGTGACGGTGTCCGGTCCCACGCTGAGTGTGCACGCCTACTCGCCGCCGCTGACCGCGATGTCCTACTACGAGGTGACACCGCAGAACACGTTGCGCCGCAACCGCACCGAACTCACCGACGGACCGGAGGGATAG
- the lpqV gene encoding lipoprotein LpqV: MRSYTWTTRLTAGAVAAAGLSLLVGCSTESGKDESGASTASSPQATATTEAPTPTVKPGEVATSPAGVTTAVGADAQSTEEEYFQACHAAKTWMQAKGGDLKTQVEPYLASVQAPDAAPGPGTYNVPWAQLEPARQAAVIVAAQAAADELCS, from the coding sequence ATGCGCAGTTACACGTGGACCACACGCTTGACCGCCGGAGCCGTCGCAGCCGCCGGGTTGAGTCTTCTGGTCGGATGCTCGACGGAGTCCGGCAAGGATGAGTCCGGGGCATCCACGGCATCGTCGCCGCAGGCGACCGCGACCACCGAGGCGCCGACCCCGACCGTCAAGCCCGGCGAGGTCGCGACGTCGCCGGCCGGCGTCACCACCGCCGTCGGCGCCGACGCCCAGTCCACCGAAGAGGAGTATTTCCAGGCCTGCCATGCGGCGAAGACCTGGATGCAGGCCAAGGGCGGGGATCTCAAGACACAGGTCGAGCCGTACCTGGCGAGCGTGCAGGCACCCGATGCGGCACCCGGGCCGGGCACCTACAACGTGCCATGGGCTCAGCTTGAGCCGGCACGTCAGGCCGCGGTCATCGTCGCGGCGCAGGCGGCCGCCGACGAGCTCTGCAGCTAG
- a CDS encoding SulP family inorganic anion transporter, producing MGAPTFMRKLGRPKPRDAIAGLVTGLFSIPEGMAYASIGGFNPVTGIYAGIVPGIIGSLFARTVLMVTTLTSAIALTSRSVLKEAGLDPADPANVAALALVVGAVMLLFGLLRFGSIMNFVSNAVMTGFSTGIALQIVAGVLGDATGYKPQSGNTIGKFIDSLAHIGLWHPAAVAVALGTVAVWAVLHFIKPLESFATLLALVVVTAVVAVAHIDVETVGDIASIANALPPVTLPNFAAMPELLVGGVAVALVALAQAAGISAAVPNPDGSRTNMNGDFLAQGAANVAGGLFGALPAGGSLSRTGVATSAGAQTRWAGIFAGLWLAVLVLVAGSAAEIIPMPVIGGLVLVIGAELVVGRLPDIKLVLRVAPLSAVAMLVTFAATTQLPLHTAIVIGVITSLVLYCAKAAEAAQLSALIPAPGGGWQQAPVPEKCASNDVTVLHYAGVGLFAEVARIDETWPRAEGTTNAVVVLSLRSLPDVPSSVTIKALRRWAGQLADNNGRLIVAGVNPGTAEVLLRGGLDDLLGDDGIVPASDRIFGALDEAVERGRAWVAAQPGAAGDSPQRDSN from the coding sequence GTGGGTGCGCCAACATTCATGCGGAAGCTCGGCCGTCCCAAACCTCGTGATGCCATCGCCGGACTGGTCACGGGACTGTTCTCCATCCCAGAAGGCATGGCCTACGCCAGTATTGGCGGCTTCAACCCGGTCACCGGCATCTACGCCGGCATCGTGCCCGGCATCATCGGCTCACTGTTCGCGCGGACCGTGCTCATGGTGACGACGCTGACCAGTGCCATCGCCCTGACCTCGCGCAGCGTGCTCAAGGAGGCCGGGCTCGATCCGGCGGACCCGGCAAACGTCGCGGCGCTGGCCCTCGTGGTCGGTGCGGTGATGCTGCTGTTCGGGCTGCTGCGGTTCGGCTCGATCATGAACTTTGTCTCCAACGCGGTGATGACCGGCTTCTCCACCGGCATCGCCCTGCAGATCGTGGCCGGTGTCCTCGGTGACGCCACCGGCTACAAACCGCAGAGCGGCAACACCATTGGCAAGTTCATCGACTCACTGGCACACATCGGCCTGTGGCATCCGGCCGCCGTCGCGGTCGCGCTGGGCACCGTCGCCGTGTGGGCGGTGCTCCACTTCATCAAACCCCTCGAATCGTTCGCCACCCTGCTGGCCCTCGTCGTGGTCACCGCGGTGGTGGCCGTCGCGCACATCGACGTCGAAACCGTCGGCGACATCGCTTCCATCGCGAATGCGCTTCCACCGGTGACGCTTCCGAATTTCGCCGCGATGCCCGAGCTGCTCGTCGGTGGCGTCGCGGTGGCACTCGTCGCACTGGCCCAGGCCGCCGGGATCTCGGCCGCGGTACCCAATCCGGATGGCAGCCGCACCAACATGAACGGGGATTTCCTGGCCCAGGGTGCGGCGAACGTCGCGGGCGGTCTGTTCGGTGCACTGCCGGCCGGCGGATCGCTGTCGCGCACCGGGGTGGCGACCTCGGCGGGTGCGCAGACCCGGTGGGCCGGCATCTTCGCCGGCCTCTGGCTCGCCGTGCTGGTCCTGGTCGCCGGCTCGGCCGCCGAGATCATCCCGATGCCGGTGATCGGCGGGCTGGTCCTGGTGATCGGTGCCGAGCTGGTGGTCGGCCGGCTGCCCGACATCAAGCTGGTGCTGCGGGTGGCGCCATTGTCGGCAGTGGCGATGCTGGTCACCTTCGCCGCCACCACACAGCTGCCGCTGCACACCGCGATCGTCATCGGCGTGATCACCTCGCTGGTGCTCTACTGCGCCAAGGCGGCCGAGGCCGCGCAGTTGTCGGCGCTGATCCCGGCCCCGGGCGGCGGCTGGCAGCAGGCCCCCGTGCCCGAGAAGTGCGCGAGCAACGACGTCACCGTCCTGCATTACGCCGGGGTCGGACTGTTCGCCGAGGTGGCGCGGATCGACGAGACCTGGCCGCGCGCCGAAGGCACCACCAACGCCGTCGTGGTGCTCAGCCTGCGGTCGCTGCCCGACGTGCCGTCATCGGTGACCATCAAGGCGCTGCGCCGCTGGGCCGGCCAGCTGGCAGACAACAACGGCAGGCTGATCGTCGCCGGGGTCAACCCGGGGACTGCGGAGGTGCTGCTGCGCGGCGGCCTGGACGACCTGCTGGGCGACGACGGCATAGTGCCGGCGTCCGACCGGATCTTCGGTGCGCTCGACGAGGCAGTCGAGCGGGGCCGCGCCTGGGTGGCCGCCCAGCCGGGCGCGGCGGGGGATTCGCCGCAGCGTGATTCGAACTAG
- a CDS encoding patatin-like phospholipase family protein: MRVALALGSGGARGYAHIGVINELCDRGYEVVGVSGSSMGALVGGLHAAGKLDDFADWARTLTQRAVLRLLDPSITAAGILRAEKILDAVRDIIGEATIEELPIPYTAVATDLIAGKSVWLQRGPVDSAIRASIAIPGVIAPHVRGGRLLGDGGILDPLPMAPIAAVNADLTIAVSLSGGDPGTVVSPEDPERRPTTEWLNRMMRSTSAVLDTASVRSVLDRPTARAVLSRFGASTPAEGELEPADPVEPSEPSEPSEPVDFDGPEVPESAGVPKLGSFEVMNRTIDIAQAALARHTLAAYPPDLLIEVPRTVCRSLEFHRAAEMIEVGRQLAARALDG, encoded by the coding sequence ATGCGTGTCGCTCTGGCCCTCGGTAGTGGTGGGGCTCGCGGCTACGCGCACATCGGGGTGATCAACGAGCTCTGCGACCGCGGTTACGAGGTCGTCGGGGTGTCCGGGTCATCGATGGGTGCGCTGGTCGGTGGGCTGCACGCGGCGGGCAAGCTCGACGATTTCGCCGACTGGGCGCGGACTCTGACGCAGCGCGCGGTGTTGCGGCTGCTGGATCCCTCCATCACGGCGGCGGGCATTCTGCGCGCCGAGAAGATCCTCGACGCGGTCCGCGACATCATCGGCGAGGCCACGATCGAGGAGCTGCCGATCCCCTACACGGCCGTCGCGACGGATCTGATCGCCGGCAAGTCGGTGTGGCTGCAACGCGGCCCGGTCGATTCGGCGATCCGGGCCTCCATCGCCATCCCCGGCGTGATCGCCCCACATGTGCGGGGCGGCAGGCTGCTCGGCGACGGCGGCATCCTCGACCCGCTGCCCATGGCGCCGATCGCCGCGGTCAACGCCGATCTCACCATCGCGGTCAGTCTGTCCGGCGGCGACCCGGGCACCGTGGTCAGCCCAGAGGACCCGGAGCGGCGGCCCACCACCGAATGGCTCAACCGCATGATGCGCAGCACGTCGGCGGTCCTGGACACGGCCTCGGTGCGTTCGGTGCTGGACCGGCCCACGGCCCGCGCGGTGCTGAGCCGGTTCGGGGCGTCCACCCCGGCCGAAGGCGAGTTGGAGCCGGCCGACCCGGTCGAGCCTTCCGAGCCTTCCGAGCCTTCCGAGCCCGTCGATTTCGATGGCCCCGAGGTGCCGGAGTCGGCCGGTGTACCGAAGCTGGGCAGCTTCGAGGTGATGAACCGCACCATAGACATCGCCCAGGCCGCGCTGGCCCGGCACACGCTCGCGGCCTACCCGCCCGACCTGCTGATCGAGGTACCCCGCACGGTGTGCCGCAGCCTGGAATTCCACCGCGCCGCGGAGATGATCGAGGTCGGGCGGCAGCTCGCCGCCCGTGCGCTCGACGGCTGA